GAAGGATCGGGCTCTGTCAGAAGTGCAGTACTACCGCGAGCGGCTCGATCAATTGGCGCGCGATTACGCGGGCGATGTGCAAGCAGTCGACGCGCAACTCGATCACGCGCGCAACCGCTTAAAGGTCGGAACCATTAACTCGGCCCAATTTGCCTCCATTGAGAGCGACCTTATCCGCGCCAAGACCGATCACGCCAAAGCGCGGCGTCTCGTGGCGCGCGCATTGGGGGCCAATTCGCCTGACGAAGTGCCGCATCCACGGGGCACATTCCTGGAGCGGCTTGCGCAGTCGAGCAATTCGATGCGCGTTCCATTCGATGCATGGCTTGCGTGGGCAAGTGCCGTAGTGCTGGTCGTATCGCTGTTCCTTCCGCTGGCGGGCAATGCCTCCGCGTTTGAGATCTTCCGGACCATGACCGCGCGCGACGTAGATGCCCACTGGCTGGTGTCGTTTCCGGCGACAATAGCGCTCCTGATCACATTTCTCGCGTTTGTGCCGCAGCAATCGGCACGGGGTCTCGTCATCTGTGGTGTGTGGATTATTGGTTGTGTGGCCTCGGCTGCGTACGTGCATGAATCCGCATATCTCGACAGCGCGACTGGTGAGCGCCTGCGCGAGGGCGGAAACTTGTTGCTCCAGCCGGGAATGCTTCTTTATATCGCGGGATTGGCGGGTATTGGCCTGTCGAGCGTACTTTCTTTGGCTCCTCTGCGCGAAGTCCGCGCCATGCTACCGCTCGCTGTAGTGCTGACAGTAGCCGCCATAGCGATCATTGTCACCGAGATAGGCGGTCTGCGCACACCTCGCCCAGCCGTCACCACCGGCCAGCCAACATTTGTCAGGGACAACGTCCCTCCGTCATTCGAGACTCCGGTCCGCATTACGAACGAAGGACGGAGATTCATGTTGCTGTCGAGTCAATCGACGCTGCGCAACGCGTACGATCTCCTGCTGGAGCGGAAGATCGGGAGTGACTCCTGGGAAGATGCCGGTCCGCCCGTGGCGTTCCGTACCGGCGATTCGCCCAGGCCAATGCCGCGCTCCGGCGTCTTGGGAGGCATCCCGTTGCAGCCCACTGAAAGCGCCACGTTCACCTATATGCTACCTCCCGGTGAATACCGCGTGCAGCTAGGCTCCAAAATCACGGGTTGGCGCACTGCCGAAACCTTCTCGCTGATCCCGCCGGGCGATGGAACCGCGCAATCCGCGGCACCCGCGGTTGCGCCCGCGCCCCAGGCGCCAACACCTGACTCTGCTGAAGCCCCGTCTCCGGATTCAGAACCCCAGAAAGTCCCCAGCGTATTGGCGGATTTGTTGACCGCGCAGGTACAGCTTCGCGGTATCATTGCTCAGGCCGGTCGAGACGCGAGTTTCTCTATTCAGGTGATCCTGCCCGATGGCCGATCCCAGCAACGCACGTTCAATGTGGGCGATGAAGTGCACGACGGTTGGACGGTGAGCGAATTCAATCCTGCCGAGCAGACCGTGACGTTGAAGAAGGATGACACCATCCTCATTCTGCGACAGCGCCCCGAGCCGTATCCGCTCAGACCGCCATCACTTTGATGGTCCCTTTTTCAGCTTCTTCTTGTACTTATCGATCTTCTCTTGCACGCCTTCAAGCTTGGGATCCAAACGATGCGCGCGCTCCCATTCGCCAACAGCACGCACTTTGTCCCCCTTTAGAAGGTACACATCACCCAGATGGTCGCGCAGCACCGCGTCGTCACTGGTCATCAGGACGATTGCTTTCCGAATCGACTCGATAGCGAGGTCTGCTTTTCCCTGACGGTAGTAGATCCAACCTAGACTGTCGAGATAAAACGCGTTATTGGGTTCAATGGCCAACGCCTGGTTGAGGAGCTTCTCGGCTTCGTCCAGGCTGATGTTCTTCTCCGCGTACAAGTACCCCAGGAAGTTCATCACTTCCGCGTCTTCCGGATCCAGCGCGAGTGTCGCCTTCAGGTGCTTTTCTGCATCCTTCACCTTGTCAAGCGCTTCGTATACCGTTCCAAGGTAGTAGTGAATCCACTTGTCGGGTCCGTACTGAGCAAGAGCCGCCTCCAACAATTCGCCCGCTTCCGCATTTTTCTCCAGGCTGATGTACGTCCGCGCAAGGACGATGTCCACGTATTTGGATTTCACACCCTCATCCCGCAACGCCTTCAGACTCGAAATGGCAAACTCGCCGGCGTCTTGTTTCCCATACCGGAATAGCAGGCTGTTCAGAAAATCGGTGCATTCCGCGTCAATTTCGCCTTCAACACTGTCGAGCGAATCCAGCAACGGGCGATAGGGTTGCGAAGCGAACTTGCGTGCCCACGCGCGAAACAGCGTGCCCAGAATGGGGGCATCGTTGGGCGGAATGATCTCCGAAGCCTCATCGTAGCGCCCTGCCCGGATGAGGAGATACATCAGGTCGAGGGTGTGCTGCGGTTTGGCCTGGCCTCGTGCAATCACGATCTTCAGTTCGTCAGCCGCGGCCTGATACTGTTGTTGCTGCCCCAACGCGCCCGCCAGGTACACGTGTCCCTCGTCGTCATCGGGAGACTGCTGCAGAAACGTGCGAAAATGTTCCGCCGCCGCGGAAGGATTGCCTAATTCGAGAAGGCACACGCCAAGCAGCAATTGCGCTTGTGACAATCCCGCGTTCAGGCCCAGCGCTTTTTCGAACGCGGTCTTGGCCGATTCCACGTTGTTGATGCGCAAATACGTCAATCCAAGCTGCAAGTGCAATTGCTCGGACTTTGGATTGATTTCAATGAACTTCTCTAAAACGTCAATAGTCGTGATCTGATCGTTCGCCTGCTCGCCCGCAAGGATGAGGCGTTGGTAATCGTCTGGGTCCGAAGGCTTGAGCTCCACGGCCTTTTGAAACGCCTGCGCGGCGTCCTCGTACTTGTCCTGCTCCTGGTAGATTCGGCCCAAGATAATCCACAGACTCGCGTCGTCTTTGCGCTGCTCCAACACGCGTTTGCACATCTGTTCCGCGTTTGGATAATCCTGAAGATCGACGTAGTACTGAATCAGCCGGATATCCAGCGAGAGCGAGCCGGGAGCCAAATCCGATGCCTTGCGAAACTCCTTCAGCGCATCCTCATACTGTCCCGCTCGCTGGTGGATGACGCCCATGAGGTAGTGCGTGTAGGCGTCTGCCTGATTGCCGCTCTGTTCCGCCGCTGCCAATTGGGCATCGGGAACCGTCGCGCAGGCGGACCACAATACAAGCAGGATGGCAATTGTCATACGCATTCGACTTTTGGGGTGCATGCAGAAAATCCCTGGTGTGTCATGAAGCCATGTTAGATTCTTCGAACAGGCTGCCTGTTTGGGCGGCGGAGGTAAACGGCGCAAAGCTCTTACGATGGACCGGGCAAGGTCCGTGACGTTCGATGGCCGCCAGATGTTCTTCCGTAGCATATCCTTTGTGGCGCGCGAACCCGTACTCCGGAAACTCCGTGTCAACTTGCAGCATGATGCGATCGCGCGTGACCTTCGCAATGATGCTGGCTGCGGCAATGGACTGCGAGAGACGGTCGCCTTTCACAATCCGGCGATGCGGTATGGGGCAACCGGGTACTGCAAAGCCGTCAATCAACAGAAAGTCGGGCAGTGGCTCCAGCGAGGTTGCCGCCAAGGTCATCGCGCGGTAATTTGCCGTCTGAATACCGAGCCGGTCGATGTCTTCGGGTTCAATTACTGCCACTCCCACCGCGTGGCCGTCGTTCATAATTCGCTCGTACAACGATTCCCGCTCTGATTCCTTCAGCAGCTTCGAATCGTTCAGGCCCGCGATGGGTTCGTTCAATACGACCGCCCCCGCTACGATGGGCCCTGCAAGCGGGCCGCGCCCGGCCTCGTCAACGCCACCCACACGCCGAAATCCCGTGGCCTTTGCCTCGTGTTCGTATCGGAACATAGCCTCCATGCGGTCCTTCGAGGCCTTCGCCCGAAGTTCCATCCGATGGCAAATGGCGAGCAAAGCGCGCGCGCCGCTACGCTCGTCGGTCTCCAGATCGCGCAAAAAGGCCCCCGAGTACGGAGGGCCGGCTTCGACGCGCATTCGAAGTGCCGTAAGGCTCTCTCTCACTTGCAGTGCTCCAAAAAGAAACGGGGCGGAAATCTTCCGCCCCAAGCATACCACGACAAATGTCGCGAATTCTTTCTTACTCGGCTGCTCCCGAGGTCTCCGTGCTTGCCGACTTCTTAACGGCAGAACGCTCGCGTCCGCGCACACGGGCCGCTTTACCCGAACGTTCGCGCAGGTAGTAGAGCTTGGCGCGGCGCACGCGGCCTTCGCGGACCACTTCCACTTTTTCGATGCGCGGCGAATGGATGGGGAACACGCGCTCGACACCCTCGCCGAATGCCACACGGCGCACCGTGAACCGGCCTTCAGGACTGTCTCCGCCTTTTCGCCCGATGACCACGCCTTCGTAGACCTGCACGCGTTCCTTCTCGCCTTCGATGATGCGGAAATGCACGCGGACCGTGTCGCCGATGCTGAACTTCGGCACTTTGCTTGCCGGCTTCTTCTGGGCCTGCTTCAATTCTTCCAAGATATTCACGACTCGACCTCCCTTTCCGACTCCACGTCTTCCCGCTCGATTTCCTTCAGGAGCGCACGATCCTCGTTGTCACAGGCCTCGAGCAAATCCGGACGCCGGTGTTTCGTTATCCGCAGGGCTTCTTTCCGCCGCCACCGGCGAATGGCCGCATGATTACCTTCCCGCAACACCGCCGGCACTTCCATCCCGCGGAAGACCGGCGGCCGCGTGTACTGCGGCGAGCCCAAAATCCCATCATAAAACGAGTCCGTCGCAACGGACTCCCAATCGCCGACCACACCGGGAATCATCCGGCTCAACGCCTCGATGACCACCAGCGCAGGCAACTCGCCACCGCTGAGCACGTAGTCTCCAATGGAGATCTCGTCCGTGCACAACGCTTGGCTCACGCGCTCGTCCACGCCCTCGTATCGGGCGCAGACCAGCACCAAGTCCGGGTGTTGCGCCAATTCGCGCACCAACCCTTGCGTCAATGGCCGCCCTCGCGGCGACATCAGGATCACCCGTTCGAGCGAGTTTCGCCCGCGCAAGCTTTCCACCGCCGCGAACAGCGGTTCACACTTCATCACCATTCCCGGGCCGCCGCCAAACGGCGCATCGTCCACCGTGCGGTGCCGGTCCGTCGCAAACGAGCGAATGTCCGTCACCTCTACCGTGAGCGCGTCTCGCTCGATGGCCTTTCCGAGGAGGCTCACCTTCAAGGGAGCCTCGAAGAACTCGGGAAATATCGTAAGAACGTCAATCCTCATCGTCGACCGCATACGGCCCGTATTCGCCTACAACGACTTGGCCTTCGTTCCAATGTATCGATTCAACTATTGACTCAATGACCGGAAGCAAGAAACGCTTGCCTGTCGCGGTCTCTATCTCAATGACGTCGTTCGCACCGGTTTCCATCGCGTCGCGAATCGTTCCAATCCGCTCGCCCCGGTTCGACACGACCTCAAGTCCAATCAATTCCGAAACTTCGTACTCGCCCGCTTGCCGCGCCGAAGATGTCTCCGGCTCGACGTACACGACGGCATTTCGCATGCCCGCCACCGCGTCTCTAGGCACTCCCGCGGCCAACGCGATCACAATCCACTCGTTACCCGCTGTCACGTTCGCCACTTTGCACCGAACGGGGGTGTTCGCAGAACGGCCCACGTAGACCCAATCCGCGCCCTCGATTCGGCTTCTCCCAGACCTGCGCGGCTGCACACGCAACTCACGCCGGGCCGGATTCACCGACCGCACCACGCCAATCTCGACCCACGAGCCGGTCATGGCGCGGCTGCGCCGCTACTCCACAATCTGCAGAACGGCGCGCGTGTCGGACTTCGTCGTAGCTGACGCCAAGAGCGAGCGCATCGCCTTTGCGGTTTTGCCGTTCTTCCCGATGACTTTTCCCATGTCCTCGGGGTTCACGCGCAACTCCACAATCTGGCCCTCTTCGCTCTCGATAGTCCGCACATTCACGTCTTCGGGGTGCGTTACGAGTTTCTTCGCAACGAACTCAACCAAATCGTTCAGTTGTGCCATGTTCGTCATGCCTCATCCGCGCTACGCGGACGCCTCGCCTTCAGACTTTGCGCCAGATGCATGCGCGGCCATGACACCCTTCTTCGTCAGCATCGCGCGAACGGTTTCCGAAGGCTTCGCGCCCTTCGTCAGCCACGCAAGCGCTTTTGCCTCGTCGATTTCCGCCTGCGGCTCGGGCTTTGCGCACGGCTGGTATACGCCGATCTGGTCAATGACCCGCCCACGGGTCCGATCCCGCGAGTCCATCACTACCACCCGGTAGTACGGCGCGTGCGTGCGCCCGCCGCGCTGCAATCGAATTACTGTCGCCATGTCTCTTCCTTAGTCTCCCTGTTGACCGTTCTCTACGTCGTGTATTGGCTCGGGTTTAAAATCCCGGCATGCGCATCATGTGGCGCTTCTTTCCGCCGCCCTTCATCATCTGCTGCATCATCTTCTTCATCTTCTCGAAGTCCTTCAGCAGCCGGTTCACTTCCTGCACCGAAGTGCCGCTGCCGTCCGCGATCCGAAGGCGTCTGCTCCCGTTGATAATCTTCGGGTTCTGACGCTCCTTACGCGTCATCGAGTTGATGATCGCTTCGGTGTACTTCAATTCGTCCGCGTCAAACTCAAAATCGTCGCC
The sequence above is drawn from the Candidatus Hydrogenedentota bacterium genome and encodes:
- the rimM gene encoding ribosome maturation factor RimM (Essential for efficient processing of 16S rRNA), which gives rise to MTGSWVEIGVVRSVNPARRELRVQPRRSGRSRIEGADWVYVGRSANTPVRCKVANVTAGNEWIVIALAAGVPRDAVAGMRNAVVYVEPETSSARQAGEYEVSELIGLEVVSNRGERIGTIRDAMETGANDVIEIETATGKRFLLPVIESIVESIHWNEGQVVVGEYGPYAVDDED
- a CDS encoding tetratricopeptide repeat protein, whose protein sequence is MTIAILLVLWSACATVPDAQLAAAEQSGNQADAYTHYLMGVIHQRAGQYEDALKEFRKASDLAPGSLSLDIRLIQYYVDLQDYPNAEQMCKRVLEQRKDDASLWIILGRIYQEQDKYEDAAQAFQKAVELKPSDPDDYQRLILAGEQANDQITTIDVLEKFIEINPKSEQLHLQLGLTYLRINNVESAKTAFEKALGLNAGLSQAQLLLGVCLLELGNPSAAAEHFRTFLQQSPDDDEGHVYLAGALGQQQQYQAAADELKIVIARGQAKPQHTLDLMYLLIRAGRYDEASEIIPPNDAPILGTLFRAWARKFASQPYRPLLDSLDSVEGEIDAECTDFLNSLLFRYGKQDAGEFAISSLKALRDEGVKSKYVDIVLARTYISLEKNAEAGELLEAALAQYGPDKWIHYYLGTVYEALDKVKDAEKHLKATLALDPEDAEVMNFLGYLYAEKNISLDEAEKLLNQALAIEPNNAFYLDSLGWIYYRQGKADLAIESIRKAIVLMTSDDAVLRDHLGDVYLLKGDKVRAVGEWERAHRLDPKLEGVQEKIDKYKKKLKKGPSK
- the trmD gene encoding tRNA (guanosine(37)-N1)-methyltransferase TrmD, translating into MRIDVLTIFPEFFEAPLKVSLLGKAIERDALTVEVTDIRSFATDRHRTVDDAPFGGGPGMVMKCEPLFAAVESLRGRNSLERVILMSPRGRPLTQGLVRELAQHPDLVLVCARYEGVDERVSQALCTDEISIGDYVLSGGELPALVVIEALSRMIPGVVGDWESVATDSFYDGILGSPQYTRPPVFRGMEVPAVLREGNHAAIRRWRRKEALRITKHRRPDLLEACDNEDRALLKEIEREDVESEREVES
- the rplS gene encoding 50S ribosomal protein L19, producing MNILEELKQAQKKPASKVPKFSIGDTVRVHFRIIEGEKERVQVYEGVVIGRKGGDSPEGRFTVRRVAFGEGVERVFPIHSPRIEKVEVVREGRVRRAKLYYLRERSGKAARVRGRERSAVKKSASTETSGAAE
- the rpsP gene encoding 30S ribosomal protein S16 produces the protein MATVIRLQRGGRTHAPYYRVVVMDSRDRTRGRVIDQIGVYQPCAKPEPQAEIDEAKALAWLTKGAKPSETVRAMLTKKGVMAAHASGAKSEGEASA
- a CDS encoding KH domain-containing protein, with product MAQLNDLVEFVAKKLVTHPEDVNVRTIESEEGQIVELRVNPEDMGKVIGKNGKTAKAMRSLLASATTKSDTRAVLQIVE
- a CDS encoding ribonuclease HII; translation: MRVEAGPPYSGAFLRDLETDERSGARALLAICHRMELRAKASKDRMEAMFRYEHEAKATGFRRVGGVDEAGRGPLAGPIVAGAVVLNEPIAGLNDSKLLKESERESLYERIMNDGHAVGVAVIEPEDIDRLGIQTANYRAMTLAATSLEPLPDFLLIDGFAVPGCPIPHRRIVKGDRLSQSIAAASIIAKVTRDRIMLQVDTEFPEYGFARHKGYATEEHLAAIERHGPCPVHRKSFAPFTSAAQTGSLFEESNMAS